In Megalops cyprinoides isolate fMegCyp1 chromosome 8, fMegCyp1.pri, whole genome shotgun sequence, the genomic stretch CTGAAAGTGGAGACCTGTGAGTTAAGATTAATGGATCACAGCATGGTCATTGCGTTACAGAACAGTTTATAGCTGTCGTTGCTAAGGGATATTGTTGCTTGTGTAAACCTGACATTCCATTTGTTGATCCTaagtcatatatatattttttgcaataCATCATTTGGTGTCCAAAGGATATTATCCATGAATCAcgttttattgaaaaataaacaaggagGTGGGACTTCTTACTTGTAATCTTAATGAATAATGGTAGGCAACAGAAGGATTGTAGCAAAGACCCCATCAAACAGGAACTGTCGAGCTTGTGCTGGAAAATGGGAAATGGTGACCTTGCACCAGACTAGTCAAGTGCCAGAATTAAACCCCAAGTGGATCCTGCCAGATTCTGTGGTCTTGTGGAGCTCAGAAatggggaggtggggagaggggaggttATAAAAACAGGAGAACAAAACCGTACTCAAACATTACTTCCTGATCCTTCAGTAAACACAGATGAGTTTATACTTGGGGTTCTGTtgttaacattacaaaaacCTAGGGTTTGTGTTGCAGCTGAACTGTGTTCTCTGACCAAACTATGAGTGTTCCTATCACAGCATGTGTGTTGACACATTTAGCTGAGGTCCCCAGACAGGTGTGTGGTGCACACCATATGTGTGGAGGAGCTGTGCAGGTCTTGAGTAGCAACCAAACTTTGGCCAGTAGGTCTGTGTCTGTTACGTCTCCCAAGCAACAGCAACCATCTGAACTGGCTCATACCATATTTCAAGCCTGAGATTCAAAGTATGCagctttattgttttattgtgttagtCAAGGAGTGGATTAGGTGCATTTTTATTAGGTCAGTAGCTTTGTAGATGGCCCTTGTCTccgtgtgttgtgtgctgtggtgtaTGGGTGGTGCTGGTAGAAGGGACAtgctccttctccctctgtctcctgctctctctctctctctctctctctctctctctctctctctctctctcacacacatactcacacatactcacacacactcacacacacacacacacactcaaatgctACATGTTGTAAGTAGGGAACTAGGACtcaggtgtttttgtttttctttgtcacaGATGGAATGAAGCAGGTCTATAATATCTCACTATATAGAAGGAAATTATAGAGCTGGGAGCTGCCATGGTGTGCACACAGGATACCCCTACATCTCTGCGTTCCTCCCATGAATGGACAGCATTGTGCTTTCAAAAAGCTCCTCGTGTCAGGCTCAGAACGCACGTCCCAAGAGCAATATGGATTTTAGCAAGGTTTGGCTTTTTTAGGGGCATGTCAATCATCACTTGCCATACTGAAAGTTTTCCGGCTATAAATATtgcactgttcattttcataccTAGTGACTCGGAATGGTCAAACTAGCCTGTATTACCAGGGTGAATTGCCAAAAATTTTGTCAGTTATAATTACCATGATTGTGAATGGTATAGATAGACAAATCGTCTATCCATGCATGGGGATTCAGATGCGTGCCTCCGATGCCAAAAAGGAGTGGAAAAAGGATATATCGCCTCTGAGTGCTCGTGGTAATCCTTTTTGATGGACAAATTCTGCTTTGACAGTTGGAAGACCAATTCACTTTTTACCTGCCTTTGGAGTGTCTACACACGGGGGGAAAACATCTGTGATTTAGCAGCACAGCTGTTCCGCATATCACCACAAAATAAATTCTCTTCCCTAAACGTGGGATTTTGTAGCAAAAGGTTGTGGGCCCCTCCAACCAGAGGCCCAGCTTGAAGTGTTATTGAATGTTTCCAAGGTGGGCCCTTTGCCAAGAACAATTCAGCTGGTCCTAAGAAATAAGCACACGGGCCCAGAAGCAGGTGAGAAGAAAAGGCTGGGCGCTGCAAAGGCAGCAGTTTGCAGGACCCCTGCTTTTAAATCCCATGTAAGGAGTGCATCTCCAGCCCTCTGAATGGAAGGAAAGAAACTGTTACTTTGgtaatcatattttttgtgtatattgtcTCAGTGCTGTAGCTCATGGTTTTCACTGGCTTTCTCATTAGAACACACCGAACAAgaagtaacaacaaaaaaaaaaaaattggtgttGGATTGTGttgattgaatttttttttttgatttcaaCTCCTTGTTACGGTGGTAGTGTTTATtggtggtaaggaacaggaattgtaatcgaaaggttgccgggttgattccctgctggggcactgctactgtacccttgggcagggtagttaacccgcagttgcctcagtaaatatccagctgtataaatggataaaattgtaacctgtgtaagttgctctggataagattgtctgcaaaatgacaataatataatgctgTGTTTCACTCTCCTCTAAAGGTTTGCCTCGCCATCGCTCACTACTGCCAGCCAGCCGATCCTCAGCTGCTCTTCGGGTTTGAGTATGTTGGGAAGCAATACTACGGCTCCTCAGGTACTCTCATAGTGTCAGCATTTGACACACCTTGCTTCAGGTGGCATGAGTAACCAAAGTGTTCATACACTCAGCACTGTCTCTTAGTTGATGGAAGGTGATAGAAGAGTATTTGGCATTACAGTAAAAATGGATGTTAATGCCCTTCCCTTAATCCTGAGTCTAATATTGCTACATGTTATGCTACATGCCATGCTTGGTTGTGCAAAAACTGCAGTAGAATTGAACTAACTTACTTGATGTTAAATGACAAATGCCAGTGCATGTTGTCTGCACTGAGATTCCTCTCACACTGTGGTGATCATACAAGATGCAGGCGGCAGCTGGTCCTGACTGCACTCTCAGATCTCTGCATTGTGCCTCTAGGTGACCGGGTCAATGGCGTGGACCATGGAGGAGGCCTGCAGACCCCCCTGTTTGACCGTCCCTCTGAATGGGACCGGGAGATCAAGCGCACTGGGGCATCGGAGTGGAGGGTTTGCTCTGTCAATGAAGGCTATGCCATCTCCCCAAGGTATGGGTGGTCAGGGAAACGGCATTCCCCCTCGGCACCCCATAAAAATCCACAATCCTTAATCCATAATCAAACACAGTTGCGCTACTTTATGTAATGGGCTTGTGTAACAGCAAGTAGTAGCTGCCACAGCCACAAGATAAACAGCCACTCTGATTGTACCTACAGATCTGTCACATTAATTACAGCAACACCATACATCTGAAGGCACACCCATGTCCAACCCCAGTCAAAATAAATCCTGCTTTACTCACTTATGTAAATGGTGGTAGCAATACTGAGAGCCAGCACGGTCAATTCTGTAGCATGCATTTATGCTATAGTTGACCTTGAGTTGACCATTTGTCCCTTGTTCTTCTGCAGTCTTCCTGAGTACTTTGTGGTCCCAGTGTCCCTGGCAGACCAGGACCTGAAGCAGTACTCTGGTTTCTTCGCCACACAGCGCCTTCCTGTGAGTGTTCTAACGTTGTCCGGCCTCCAGTgccagtaaaaacaaaaacatgttcagtCAACAGATCTGATATGAATTAAAACAGCTTTCACCACTTTCATCTGTGCGTCCACACATGGCTGTGTTGATGCCGTACTCCCGTACTCCGTGATGTCCTGTGGTTTGAGGCGGTTCCGTGTCACCTAACGTGGATCCGGCTTGTCTTCCCTTACAGCTGTGGTGCTGGAACCACCCCAACGGGAGCGCTCTAGTCCGAATGGCCAGTATCAGAGACCCGGCCCAACAGAGGAAGCTAGACCAGAGGTGAGGAAGGGAATGGAGACTTCAGTTCCTGAAGGAGCCCCATGTTTTAGATGCCAAAGGAAAACATGTACAGCTTATActgtttattatcattgtttttttttttttcatttgatttactGCTGAATTCTGTTTAGtcaacttttcattttttgaccTCAGGTTATTTAATGAGAGACTTAATGTGTTCAAGTCTCtcgttcatttgtttttaatctagGTTTGAAATATGTGATTAGATTGTTTATTAAAGATGATTTGTTTTCTTGGCTTGTCAGATGAGCTGCATTGCCAGCTCTGTTGCACATCACAAGCTCTTCCAGCTAAAGCAAAACCAAGTTACAAAGAACTGGACAcagtttaagaaaaataaatttgttctGGGGTTAGCAATAGCAAAAATACCATATTCCAGTAACAACGACCCTTCTTTCTTTGAATTTTGACTCTCTGTTATGGTAGGATCTGCAATGCCATCACCAAGAGCCACCCAAAGCGCAGTGATGTTACCAAGTCCGACTTGGACAAGACCCTTCCAAATATCCAAGACATCCAGGCTGCCTTCGTCAGACTCCGGCAAATCTGTGTAATAGGTGCGTCTTCAGCCGTGAGGAAATGCCGTGGTGCACACGCCCTGTTATATGTTGCTGTTCCTTTCCATAATTATCTGTTTGCAGACTATTTGCAGACTACAAATGACGTCATTGCAGACATTTCTGTGGTGTCAATAGAAACGTTTAAATTCACTTCTGAAAACGGAGTCTGTTGCTGACTCATTGTTttgtctgcatgcatgttttgtCTTCATATGattgtgtttggtttttcatGCTTTTGCGATTAGAACCACACACTGACCATGTGCTTGTTTGATTGCAGAGCCCTTTGAGGAGTCTGAGGAGAAATGGCTGTCATCCATAGAGAGCTCGCGATGGCTGGAGTATGTCAGgtatgcaaaaatatttacaaacccCAGCCCAGGTGGCTGTGCCCTCCTGTTTCTGCTGGCGTGGATCCTGTGGTCTCCTTGAAGGTGAATTTTTCAGAAGTAGCTCTgagaaagtgtttagttgggcAGTTTGTCAGATACCTGGAGTGCAGTCTCAGCCGTGGGCGTCCACATTTTAAGCGGTGAACACGGACAGAGTAGGAGTGATGTTGTCTTTGCACTGttgagcacacacagagcatgatGAACACTATCCGATTCTAGCGTTGCACCACCGGCACGTGACTCATCTCAGGAAACGTGATCTCTTCCAGGGCCTTCCTGAAGCATTCTGCGGAGACGGTGTACATTCTTGAGGGGAAACGTTCGTCCGTCATCCTGCAAGGTAGGGCTCGCGGTCAGCTctgttgttttggggggggggggttggtgatCGGTCCTGTGCTGCGTGTCTGACCAGCCCTCTGGTTCATGTGCAGAGGAGGAGGACCGGGACCTGAGCTGCGTGGTGTCCTCGCTGGTGCAGCTCATGCTGGACCCCCACTTCCGCAGTCTGCAGGGCTTCCAGAGCCTGGTCCAGAAGGAGTGGGTGATGGCCGGCCATCGCTTCCTCGACCGCTGTAACCActtgaagaaaaatgacaaagaggAGGTAGGATTTGTCCGGAGGCTGACAGTTTGGTGATGAAGTGTTTGAGTTGATGGTGTTTCTTTAGACTGCGGGTGCCTTTACAGAGCTGGTATTTTATGCCCTCTTGCAGTGTCCCCTCTTCCTGCTGTTCCTGGACTGCGTGTCGCAGCTGATGAACCAGTATCCGGCTGCTTTTGAGTTCACAGAGACCTACCTGACGGTGCTGAGCGACAGCATGTGGGTGCCGGTCTTCAGCACCTTCCTCTTCAACTGTCCCCTGCAGCACGCCGAGCACAGCAAGGTGAGGCTCCTTCCCTTCCTGCCTACCAGTGAGGGACTCCCTGGCTGATTTTcagacatcacattacattattagtgCCGTTttgattattgtcattttagcagatgctgttttccagagcgacttactaGAGttgtagttatttttatttatttatttatttttacacaatacagctggatatttactgaggcaattgtgggttaagtaccttgcccaagggtacaacagcagtgccccagcagggaatcgaaccagcaactgcCGGGCTTGTGAGTCTCTCGAGCACACTGTGAGCGACCATGTCTCTCCTCCCCAGGAATTTGCCCAGAGTAAGAACATCCCTCTGGGGGAGGACAAGGCACTGCGTTTCCCCCCAGTGTGGGACTGGTCCCAGCAGTTCACTCTGAAGGACCAGGCCCTGTTCAACAGCCCCCTCTATGTGGGAAAGGGTGCTACGTGTGTGCAGAATGGAGCAGTGAAGTCATTCAGACGCACAAAGGTAGGTCTTTCACTCTCTAAGTATGCGTTCCCTCATGCTTGAACATGGAGTTCAGTGTTTTAGTAGGTTGTACATATTGGTGGTCATTTGGTGGGGGAAAGTGACCCTTGCTTTACTGTAAAGGGCTGTGAGATCCTTGAAAGGAATGAAAGGtactatataaatgtaactcATTGTCACCATAATCATTCTAAAACATGAATGGACAACCCCAATAATGGAGAAATGCTGGGTTTTGTTCCACCCTAGCTCTTAATCTTTTAATTGAATTGGAACTGACTTTGTGCTCTACAGCTAAATCAGTTATTTGAAAGTAAACATGCAGAACGTGGCCAGGAAACACCCATCTTTGGCATGTAACGATCATTTTATTCACTAGatgtgcatttttctgtgaagttaaacgctccctctctgctcttgtCGTGCCCCCTTCAGAAGAGCTACAGCTCCACCCTGCGGGGAATGCCCTCCTTCCAGAACGGAATGGCGGGGGAGCACACCCTCGACTCCCTCCCTCGACGGAACTCCCTGGTTCTCCGGCTCAGGCCCGAGTTCTCCCAGATGCGGGATGCGCCAGAGAACCCTTCGGAGCGCTTCTTCAGGGACTGGTTCTCACGGCCGCCGGACCTGCAGGGCCTGCTCCTGCCCCAGCTGCTGCCCTCGCACCTTAAGCTGTGGCGGCTCTACTTCCTGCGCTGGGTCCCAGAGGCGCAGATCTCGCGGGGCGGCCCCATCACGGCCTTCCACAAGCTGTCGCTGCTGGCGGACGAGATCGAGATTCTGCAGAGCCAGCTGCGGCAGTACAAAGGCAGCACCCCGGCCTCCACCCCTGCCTTTACCCCTGGCACCCCCCAGCCTGAACACCGCAGGATGTACTTCAAGGCCAGCTCTCCCCAGGACGACGCCTCGCCCCCCGAATACCTCAGctcctccttccccttctcccccGTGGGTAACCTGTGCCGGCGCAACATCCTGGGAACACCCTTCAGCAAGTTCCTCAGCGGGGCCAAGATCTGGCTGTCTACTGAAACCTTAGCCAATGAGACTGTCTGAACCTGCTTGGCTGGAGGCTTCAAAGtcaatcccagaatgcaatggCAATGGGACAGGTCTGACGCCAAGGCCGGGAGCAGGACATGGGGACTGTGAACGACTTATTTAGGGATCTTCATTCCTGCACAATATAAATCTACATGGCTCAAATCGCACATCTTTTAGGGTATGCTGATGTTCTGCTGTGGTTGCTGTGGTTTCATTCTTTATTGGTGGCAAATGTTCTTGCGATCAGTgtctgaagaaaaaatatatttgagcTGATAAGGGTATATGGAAATTGAATGCATAGATTCTGTGGTAGCCAACACTTTCtgatctttttattttaaaatagagTAGCTTTATTTTTTGATACCTTCTGGTAAGGTATACCATGTATTGTATTCAGATCTCTACAATCTGAGCATCTTCCAAGGGTATGTTACAGCATATGTAATTTTGATCCTTTTTAATTCCTCCATTAGAGGCTATGAGAtgccaatcaaaaaaaaataataatgtaccAATGAAATACCTGGGAGACACATGGCATCCATCATATTGGGATGCAGTCCCTCCTTTTGGTTGCTTAATTAGAGTTCAAATGTGGTATACAAACTTGATGGTTCATAACTATGAAGCAGCATGTGGCTGCATTTATACATTGGTTGCACACCCATTAGAGGTCAGTAGTAAAAGTGTACTGTACTTGATGTGTTTAAGGACCTTGAGGCAGGCTGGTTACCTGcctgatcaaaaaaaaaactgcctgctTTCTCTGGCTTAGAGTGGCAGAGAAAACGCTGCTAGAAAACCTCAGGGGCCCGCTGCTGGGTGGTCAGGTCTCTGAGGTCCTGTAGCAAATGTTGGGTCTTGTAGCAGTTTTCTGGTTAATGTTGGTGATGTTCAACTGGTGAGGAGGTTCAGAATGATCTGGAAGCACCAGGCATGCTGTGCAGGGAAGGCCACTGTATCTTGTTAGTTACAGCCTTATCGTATTCTTTCCTGGGTCTTCACATGCTTGATCCACACGTGAGTCCAAAAGATAAGACCCAGTTACTAATGAACCAAATCCACACAGTCCGTACTGGTAGCTGTTATGATTAACCCATGATATAAATTTAGCTAACAAAATGTTTCCCAgcttaacattttgaaaatgttcacattgtAGTTTGCTCAGAATTTGGTACttaacatttttcagtgatATTTGAATAACAAGTGATGTACAGTGATTTAGAATGAAATTTGTTAGTTTACCACTAATTCTTACTGATGATGCACTCTGTTGTTAATGTATGAAATTTGTGCCGTTAATTTGGCACAATTTGATGTTGGGCGACAGcactaatatttatttattcagttatgcAATACAGGTAAACCTGGAACATTTTGAACTCCACTGTGCCTTTAAAGGGGAATCTGGGCTTGagctatactgtatattcaaagTACCTGTTTTCTTCCCTCTTTATGTGCTTTTCAGGGCATAAGTTTTCAACTGTCACACTGTGGAGTCCACATTGAAAGCTCCACTGATTCCAAAGCTGTACCACCAGAAGCCATATTGGAACTGGTGCTCCATCAGTTCCCCTTTAATGCAAAAATGGAAGAATAATTTCATTACCCATGATCTGTGGCCTCTGTGTAAATGGTGTTGAGGTGTGCCTGTGTTCTGGTGACCTAGAATGCCCCAAGCTAGAAGTGCAGAACCATTTTTTATGGGGCCAAATAGGTAATAGTTCAGAACACAGGCACTTCCAGTACCCTTTGCAAAATTGTCAATACATAATATTACAGATTtagtacaaataaaaaatgcttttaacagTTTTGGcatctgtatgtattttatCAAAGTGGTATGTGTACATTAAATGTCAATGGAACTTTAATGGGGATCCCAACaatttttggttttggttaaattttatttcacaaaaaaagagctTACATTTGATTCTGCAGCTTTCAGATGACAATGACTGAACAAGTAAAGTGCATTATGGTTTTCCTCCAGATGTTTAGTTTAGTAGTGCAACTGCTGTAGTGTTTCATCTTGGTTCAGCTAAGCACACGGTACTTCTCCACTCCACTCCCCGGTACTGGGAGGAACTGGGAGGAGGGAGTTTGTAGTGCATGTTGAGTATGTGGAGGCTCTGTCCAGCGAAGTGATGGCATTGCTGCATCTTAGTCAGTCAGGACGAGCCCCCCGGGCGCCAACGTCAGTCACGTGACACACCTCCACATCCGCGCCCAGCTTCCGCAGCACGTCCAGCCAGATCTGCTGCTTCTGGGAGAGGCGGTCGTTGGGGCCCTTTACTTCCACCAGCTGAAATGGGAGCAGTGCTGGTGAGAACCAGTCTCCAGGAAATAGGAAAGCACAAGTCTCCTTGTCAAACTGGAGCTAAACAAAAAGCAGGGCATCAGACCAGGGGGTGGTAACTGATTTGCTCCACTGGTAAGACTTACTGCTGAGACATTCTCCTCAGAGACAgctcccccaccccaacagacttttttttccagtggaaaGTTTTTCTTAACATGTGACCTGACCTTGTAGGTGTTGTTGCTAGTACTCCACACCACCAGGTCAGGGAGACCTCCACGGCAGTGTCTGTAGTCCTCAGCCATCCGCCTCACCATGCCCCCCAGGAAAGGACCTCCGAGACATGATACCAGGCTCTACACAGAGAAATGAGGAAGACCACAAGCTTTACAGCTAGTAaccatgcatttatgcatgaaCCTCTTCCATCTGACACCATCACATTCACTTCACAAAACTCACCATCCACGCACGctatacacacactgaatatACAGAGGCCTGGAGTTCAATATGACCCTGAGCAATAATCTTGGTTCAGTAAACACCTTTCAAAATGTGTGGATTTATGATTTGAAGTGGGTACACTGATACTTGATCAGTTGTTACAGCAGAAACTCCAGAACCACAAGTTCTTGCAAGTTTATTGACTGGATCTGTGTGCATAGTTCCTTCGGGATAGATTTGGGTCAAATACCTGTGCCTGCTGCAGTGAGGAGAATCGTTCCCAGTTGACCaagacacacactctcccttcCTGCGAGCTCCAGGTCTCAGCCAACAGGGCGTGCAGTGTCTCCACCGAGGCC encodes the following:
- the LOC118782367 gene encoding myotubularin-related protein 10-like, with translation MFSVKPVKPTFKSYLPPLQTDLRKSPQPIKKLEAKLLPGEIVVNEVNFVRKCIGAESGRDDLWGKLICTNFKISFITHDTLPLQKFQYRSRLLGEHDIPLACVEQVVTVNDAKGKQKVLGSNQKLKFNPTELIVYCKDFRIVRFRFDEAGPESAKKVCLAIAHYCQPADPQLLFGFEYVGKQYYGSSGDRVNGVDHGGGLQTPLFDRPSEWDREIKRTGASEWRVCSVNEGYAISPSLPEYFVVPVSLADQDLKQYSGFFATQRLPLWCWNHPNGSALVRMASIRDPAQQRKLDQRICNAITKSHPKRSDVTKSDLDKTLPNIQDIQAAFVRLRQICVIEPFEESEEKWLSSIESSRWLEYVRAFLKHSAETVYILEGKRSSVILQEEEDRDLSCVVSSLVQLMLDPHFRSLQGFQSLVQKEWVMAGHRFLDRCNHLKKNDKEECPLFLLFLDCVSQLMNQYPAAFEFTETYLTVLSDSMWVPVFSTFLFNCPLQHAEHSKEFAQSKNIPLGEDKALRFPPVWDWSQQFTLKDQALFNSPLYVGKGATCVQNGAVKSFRRTKKSYSSTLRGMPSFQNGMAGEHTLDSLPRRNSLVLRLRPEFSQMRDAPENPSERFFRDWFSRPPDLQGLLLPQLLPSHLKLWRLYFLRWVPEAQISRGGPITAFHKLSLLADEIEILQSQLRQYKGSTPASTPAFTPGTPQPEHRRMYFKASSPQDDASPPEYLSSSFPFSPVGNLCRRNILGTPFSKFLSGAKIWLSTETLANETV